Proteins co-encoded in one Kutzneria chonburiensis genomic window:
- a CDS encoding ATP-binding protein has translation MATRESIGEGFGHAVRTRREALGWSLTDLAAVVRYDKSLLSRLENGRRKPTEQHARALDSALGAEGQLIHLARRALVRSPAQLPAAPARFVGRDAELAALNSAVRDLGDTGGPIVVTIDGPPGAGKTALALRFAHSIAHDYPGGQLYTDLRGHSANDPATPSDVLEELLTSLGVENLPARLEQRASLLRSALAPTRTLLVLDNAADSYQLLHLLPGIGGCAVVVTSRDRLSGLSMRTGAARITVAPMAAAESVRLLATIIGHRGSVSSDGLGELARRCGHLPLALRIAAERVASSELDELLSELDDSRLDALDVADATPARTIISWSYGRLDPDTARMFRLLGLHRGPYLSVAAAAALAGVRVGAARRFLDRLAAAHLIHNPRRGHWRFHDLVADYAAELAYSDPEADAAVARLASWYLHGYSAAGKVIAPYRDNPLVVADVLADVEPPHFESEPDAMAWCKAELPNVLPVLRLALRHRQREVAWHLPLELWSYLLLTQPWGVWIASHQLALEASAGNDYAHGWVATNLAEGYRRMGDLAGALEHYALGRRLRERCGDRPGLAWSLAGSALLAIDRGEIAEAKDYSEAAVELFAETANSEGRALLLGVLGDMQAALGSYEEALVSFTEAASIMTSLGSLPGVAQMLTRSAETHQTLGSYDAALCDFVGATNAARQCGDSVAEVAALCAYAQLLSDVGRSDEARQAWTQALVILEARGEAEDTQAAEIRARL, from the coding sequence ATGGCGACCCGGGAGTCGATCGGCGAGGGCTTCGGCCACGCCGTGCGCACCCGCCGGGAGGCGCTGGGCTGGTCGTTGACCGACCTCGCGGCCGTGGTCCGCTACGACAAGTCGCTGCTGTCCCGGCTGGAGAACGGCCGCCGCAAGCCGACCGAGCAGCATGCACGTGCACTGGACAGTGCACTGGGGGCCGAGGGTCAGCTGATCCATCTGGCCCGCCGGGCCCTGGTCCGGTCGCCGGCCCAGCTGCCGGCCGCGCCGGCCCGGTTCGTCGGGCGGGACGCGGAGCTGGCCGCGCTGAACTCGGCCGTGCGGGACCTCGGCGACACCGGCGGCCCGATCGTGGTGACGATCGACGGGCCGCCCGGCGCCGGCAAGACCGCCCTGGCCCTGCGGTTCGCCCACTCCATCGCGCACGACTACCCCGGCGGGCAGCTCTACACCGACCTGCGCGGGCACTCGGCCAACGACCCGGCCACGCCGTCCGACGTGCTGGAGGAGCTGCTGACGTCGCTGGGCGTGGAGAACCTGCCGGCGCGGCTGGAGCAGCGGGCCAGCCTGCTGCGGTCGGCGCTGGCCCCGACCCGGACGCTGCTCGTGCTGGACAACGCGGCCGATTCCTACCAGCTGCTGCACCTGCTGCCCGGGATCGGCGGCTGCGCCGTCGTGGTCACCAGCCGCGACCGGCTGTCCGGGCTGTCCATGCGCACCGGGGCCGCGCGCATCACCGTCGCGCCGATGGCCGCCGCCGAGTCGGTACGGCTGCTGGCCACGATCATCGGCCACCGGGGCTCGGTGTCCTCCGACGGCTTGGGGGAGCTGGCCCGGCGCTGCGGGCACCTGCCGCTGGCGTTGCGGATCGCCGCCGAGCGGGTCGCGTCGTCCGAACTGGACGAGCTGCTGTCCGAGCTCGACGACTCCCGTCTGGACGCGTTGGACGTCGCCGACGCCACGCCCGCGCGGACGATCATCTCCTGGTCGTACGGGCGGCTCGATCCCGACACCGCGCGGATGTTCCGGCTGCTCGGGCTGCATCGGGGGCCCTATCTCAGCGTCGCTGCCGCAGCCGCGCTGGCCGGCGTACGGGTCGGCGCCGCCCGGCGCTTCCTGGACCGGCTGGCCGCCGCGCACCTGATCCACAACCCCCGGCGCGGGCACTGGCGGTTCCACGACCTCGTCGCCGACTACGCCGCCGAGCTGGCGTATTCCGACCCCGAGGCGGACGCCGCCGTGGCCCGGCTGGCCAGCTGGTACCTGCACGGCTACTCGGCCGCCGGCAAGGTGATCGCGCCGTACCGGGACAACCCCCTGGTGGTGGCCGACGTGCTGGCGGACGTCGAGCCGCCGCACTTCGAGTCCGAACCGGACGCCATGGCGTGGTGCAAGGCCGAGCTGCCCAACGTGCTGCCCGTGCTGCGGCTGGCCCTGCGACACCGGCAGCGTGAGGTGGCCTGGCATCTGCCGTTGGAGCTGTGGAGTTATCTGCTGCTGACCCAGCCGTGGGGCGTGTGGATCGCCAGCCACCAGCTCGCGTTGGAGGCCTCCGCCGGCAACGACTACGCCCATGGCTGGGTCGCCACCAACCTTGCCGAGGGCTACCGGCGGATGGGCGACCTGGCCGGCGCGTTGGAGCACTACGCCCTCGGCCGCCGGCTGCGGGAGCGCTGCGGCGACCGGCCCGGGCTGGCCTGGTCGCTCGCCGGCTCCGCGCTGCTGGCCATCGACCGTGGCGAGATCGCCGAGGCCAAGGACTACTCCGAGGCCGCCGTCGAGCTCTTCGCCGAGACCGCCAACTCCGAGGGTCGGGCCCTGCTGCTCGGGGTGCTCGGCGACATGCAGGCCGCCCTCGGTTCGTACGAGGAGGCCCTGGTCTCCTTCACCGAGGCCGCGTCGATCATGACCTCCCTCGGCAGCCTGCCCGGCGTCGCCCAGATGCTCACCCGTTCCGCCGAGACCCACCAGACCCTCGGCTCCTACGACGCCGCCCTGTGCGACTTCGTCGGCGCGACCAACGCCGCCCGCCAGTGCGGCGACTCCGTCGCCGAGGTCGCCGCCCTCTGCGCGTACGCCCAGCTCCTGTCCGACGTCGGCCGCTCCGACGAGGCCCGTCAGGCGTGGACCCAGGCCCTGGTCATCCTGGAAGCCCGCGGCGAAGCCGAGGACACGCAGGCCGCGGAGATCCGCGCCCGGCTCTAA
- a CDS encoding aldehyde dehydrogenase family protein, whose protein sequence is MDKVADGLLYVGGTFRAADSGRTAPVYEKATGAQIGSYALGTAVDVDRAVKAAREAQPAWAALAGAERAAYLRKFADYLQANFDDLVEQSIRETGGVRYKAEDEVGTSIRQLAISAVQATQTAGDILQPYKAGKLSLSRAVPLGVVGLITPWNYPMNLAMRAVAPSLAFGNTVVLKPAELTPFIGGLALAQAADAAGFPPGVFNVVTGDGLDAGKALAEHRGLDLMDFTGSREVGLEIAAAAAVDLRNIRLELGGSNAFVVLDDADVELAASCAMIASYEFQGQTCISASRHIVQRTVADAYLEALVARASKLRVGDPMDPETDLGPLISERQRDRVHQKIVQPSIDMGAKVLTGAEYDGLFYRPTVLTDVTPEMPAFTEEIFGPVVPVTVVDTEEEAIAVTNGLPMLMNSVFTKDLIRGMDVAERLQAGEVHVNDAHARHGAENQMPGFTKRQWIGVQRTPLSIPDWAGRR, encoded by the coding sequence ATGGATAAAGTCGCGGACGGGCTGCTCTACGTCGGTGGAACGTTCCGTGCGGCGGATTCGGGCCGCACCGCGCCGGTGTACGAGAAGGCCACCGGCGCCCAGATCGGCAGCTACGCGCTGGGCACCGCGGTCGACGTGGACCGGGCCGTCAAGGCGGCCCGCGAGGCGCAGCCGGCCTGGGCCGCGCTGGCCGGTGCCGAACGCGCCGCCTACCTGCGCAAGTTCGCCGACTACCTCCAGGCCAACTTCGACGACCTGGTCGAGCAGAGCATCCGCGAGACCGGCGGCGTCCGCTACAAGGCCGAGGACGAGGTCGGCACCAGCATCCGCCAGCTGGCCATCTCGGCCGTGCAGGCCACACAGACCGCGGGCGACATCCTCCAGCCGTACAAGGCGGGCAAGCTCTCGCTGTCCCGGGCGGTGCCGCTGGGCGTGGTCGGTCTGATCACGCCGTGGAACTACCCGATGAACCTGGCCATGCGGGCGGTCGCGCCGTCGCTGGCCTTCGGCAACACCGTGGTGCTCAAGCCGGCCGAGCTGACCCCGTTCATCGGCGGCCTGGCGCTGGCCCAGGCGGCCGACGCGGCCGGCTTCCCGCCGGGCGTGTTCAACGTGGTCACCGGCGACGGCCTTGACGCCGGCAAGGCGTTGGCCGAGCACCGCGGCCTCGACCTGATGGACTTCACCGGCTCCCGCGAGGTCGGGTTGGAGATCGCCGCCGCGGCCGCGGTCGACCTGCGCAACATCCGGCTGGAACTGGGTGGCAGCAACGCTTTCGTGGTGCTGGACGACGCCGACGTCGAGCTGGCCGCGTCCTGCGCGATGATCGCCTCGTACGAGTTCCAGGGCCAGACCTGCATCAGCGCCAGCCGGCACATCGTGCAGCGCACGGTGGCCGACGCCTACCTGGAAGCGTTGGTGGCGCGGGCGTCCAAGCTCCGCGTCGGCGACCCGATGGACCCGGAGACCGACCTCGGCCCGCTGATCAGCGAACGGCAGCGCGACCGGGTGCACCAGAAGATCGTGCAGCCGTCGATCGACATGGGCGCGAAGGTGTTGACCGGCGCGGAGTACGACGGCCTGTTCTACCGGCCGACCGTGCTCACCGACGTCACGCCGGAGATGCCGGCGTTCACCGAGGAGATCTTCGGCCCGGTCGTCCCGGTGACCGTGGTGGACACCGAGGAAGAGGCCATCGCCGTCACCAACGGCCTGCCGATGCTGATGAACTCCGTCTTCACCAAGGACCTCATCCGCGGCATGGACGTGGCCGAGCGGCTCCAGGCCGGCGAGGTGCACGTCAACGACGCGCACGCCCGGCACGGCGCGGAGAACCAGATGCCCGGCTTCACCAAGCGGCAGTGGATCGGCGTGCAGCGCACGCCGCTGTCCATTCCGGACTGGGCCGGCCGGCGGTGA
- a CDS encoding carbohydrate ABC transporter permease, which produces MAARNRAKLPYLLVLPAVALLALFVVAPGVYALVLSFQARKVTGGLLGGGSKLVFVGLDNYGLALADPELWSSIARMVLVALLFIPATVGFALLFALLLDVPRVKLARSSRLAIFLPYAVPGVIASLMWGFMYLPATSPIGGDHIDFFGASTVFFSVANVAVWGSVGFNMIVIFTALRALPSELYEAARIDGCSELRMALRIKVPLVLPAIAMCTLFTALASLQLFNEPNTLRPLSNAVSSTWVPLMKIYEDAFVNSDVNKAAATSVLFVIAALAVSFVASRTVSRVNR; this is translated from the coding sequence ATGGCCGCGCGCAACCGGGCCAAGCTGCCCTACCTGCTCGTCCTCCCAGCAGTCGCGCTGCTCGCACTGTTCGTGGTGGCGCCCGGCGTCTACGCCCTCGTGCTGAGTTTCCAGGCACGCAAGGTGACGGGCGGGCTGCTGGGAGGCGGCAGCAAGCTGGTCTTCGTCGGTCTGGACAACTACGGCCTGGCGCTGGCCGATCCGGAGCTGTGGTCGAGCATCGCGCGCATGGTGTTGGTGGCTTTGCTGTTCATCCCGGCCACCGTCGGCTTCGCGCTGCTGTTCGCCCTGCTGCTGGACGTGCCGCGGGTCAAGCTGGCCCGCAGCTCGCGGCTGGCCATCTTCCTGCCGTACGCGGTGCCGGGCGTGATCGCCTCGCTGATGTGGGGTTTCATGTACCTGCCCGCGACCAGCCCGATCGGCGGCGACCACATCGACTTCTTCGGCGCCAGCACGGTGTTCTTCTCGGTGGCCAACGTGGCGGTGTGGGGCTCGGTCGGCTTCAACATGATCGTCATCTTCACCGCGCTGCGGGCGCTGCCGTCCGAGCTGTACGAGGCGGCCCGCATCGACGGCTGCTCGGAGCTGCGGATGGCGTTGCGTATCAAGGTTCCACTGGTGCTGCCGGCGATCGCCATGTGCACGCTGTTCACGGCGTTGGCCTCGTTGCAGCTGTTCAACGAGCCCAACACGTTGCGGCCGCTGTCCAACGCCGTCTCCTCGACGTGGGTGCCGCTGATGAAGATCTACGAGGACGCGTTCGTGAACTCGGACGTGAACAAGGCCGCGGCGACGTCGGTGCTGTTCGTGATCGCCGCGCTGGCCGTGTCGTTCGTGGCCTCCCGGACCGTGTCGAGGGTGAACCGGTGA
- a CDS encoding ROK family protein: MLDRYLALPGSEPFAALDTEARMRELAARAEQPGPAAETMAATAEYLGIGIANLINLMSPDRVVLSGWVSLSIGHSILDAVQDAAARHTLSYLRDGTRIELGQLGPEAVALGAATLPVMRFLANGG, from the coding sequence ATCCTGGACCGCTATCTGGCGCTGCCGGGCAGCGAGCCGTTCGCGGCGTTGGACACCGAGGCCCGCATGCGGGAGCTGGCCGCGCGCGCGGAGCAGCCGGGGCCGGCGGCCGAGACGATGGCCGCCACTGCCGAGTACCTGGGCATCGGCATCGCCAACCTGATCAATCTGATGTCGCCGGACCGGGTGGTGCTGTCGGGCTGGGTGAGCCTGTCCATCGGCCACTCGATCCTGGACGCCGTCCAGGACGCGGCGGCCCGGCACACGCTGAGCTACCTGCGCGACGGGACCCGGATCGAGCTGGGCCAGCTCGGGCCGGAGGCGGTCGCGCTGGGCGCGGCCACGCTGCCGGTGATGCGCTTCCTGGCCAACGGGGGCTAG
- a CDS encoding ThuA domain-containing protein produces the protein MSRALVVRGGWEGHSPVEATEMFLPGLADAGFDVEIAEDLDVYTDAGKLAAADLIVQCWSMGRLTPSQCDGLVTAVRNGTGFAGWHGGVVATFQDSPDYLRMVGGVFLHHPPEFEHYEVRIVRSQSDHPIVAGLPDFTVHTEKYWMLSDSLNTVLATTEFGPPDGPTTMPVAWTRNWGAGRIFFSAIGHRTEDLWDPAVYTLTHRGLVWASRQVVQ, from the coding sequence GTGAGCAGGGCACTGGTCGTCCGCGGCGGCTGGGAAGGACACAGTCCGGTCGAGGCGACCGAGATGTTCCTGCCCGGACTGGCCGACGCCGGCTTCGACGTGGAGATCGCCGAGGATCTGGACGTCTACACCGACGCCGGAAAACTGGCCGCGGCCGACCTGATCGTGCAGTGCTGGTCCATGGGCCGGCTGACGCCGTCGCAGTGCGACGGTCTCGTGACAGCCGTGCGCAACGGCACGGGTTTCGCCGGCTGGCACGGCGGTGTGGTGGCGACCTTTCAGGACAGTCCCGACTACCTGCGGATGGTCGGCGGCGTTTTCCTCCACCACCCACCGGAGTTCGAGCACTACGAGGTGCGGATCGTTCGGTCGCAGTCGGATCATCCGATCGTCGCCGGGCTGCCGGACTTCACCGTGCACACCGAGAAGTACTGGATGCTCAGCGATTCGCTGAACACGGTCCTGGCCACCACCGAGTTCGGGCCGCCGGACGGCCCGACGACCATGCCGGTGGCCTGGACGAGGAACTGGGGCGCAGGAAGGATCTTCTTCTCCGCGATCGGGCACCGCACCGAGGACCTCTGGGATCCGGCGGTGTACACATTGACCCATCGCGGTCTGGTCTGGGCGAGCCGACAGGTAGTTCAGTGA
- a CDS encoding ABC transporter substrate-binding protein codes for MRSQWRLAGALVAGALLVTGCGGGGGSDQPAADGKVNLTFWDWDPNMDKVVAIWNQAHPDIHVTLSNPAGGDQLVSKMITAHEAGNGPDIAKVEYQSLPALVAKGVVADITQYTGDAAKDFDDTTLKATKFEGKVYGVPQDVAPLMLFYRTDIFDQNGLKVPTTWDEFKQTAADLHAKAPQVAMTNFDAADPGWITGLMQQGGADWWSASGTTWKVAINSAQSKKVADYWQGLVTAGTVAKNPSFSPQWNKQMNEGQIATWISGAWAPAQLGGIAPNTKGKWAVAPLPAWTAGDKTTGIWGGSATTVTADSKHAAQAAQFAAWLNTDDKAVTAQIQNINVYPAATSGRSLPILSQPPAFFPNQANYYDLVKQAAPSSRSFSIWGPNVTVTFSGYTDKFGAALQNNTSFSTALDDIQNATVADMKKLGFTVS; via the coding sequence ATGCGGAGTCAGTGGCGACTCGCCGGCGCTTTGGTTGCCGGCGCTCTGCTGGTGACCGGCTGCGGCGGCGGTGGCGGAAGCGACCAGCCGGCGGCGGACGGCAAGGTCAACCTGACCTTCTGGGACTGGGATCCCAACATGGACAAGGTGGTGGCGATCTGGAACCAGGCCCACCCCGACATCCACGTCACGCTGTCCAATCCGGCCGGTGGCGACCAGCTGGTCAGCAAGATGATCACCGCCCACGAGGCCGGCAACGGGCCGGACATCGCCAAGGTGGAGTACCAGTCGCTGCCGGCGCTGGTGGCCAAGGGCGTGGTCGCCGACATCACCCAGTACACCGGTGACGCGGCCAAGGACTTCGACGACACCACCTTGAAGGCGACCAAGTTCGAGGGCAAGGTCTACGGCGTGCCGCAGGACGTGGCCCCGCTGATGTTGTTCTACCGCACCGACATCTTCGACCAGAACGGTCTGAAGGTGCCGACCACGTGGGACGAGTTCAAGCAGACCGCGGCCGATCTGCACGCCAAGGCCCCGCAGGTCGCGATGACCAACTTCGACGCCGCCGACCCGGGCTGGATCACCGGCCTGATGCAGCAGGGCGGGGCCGACTGGTGGTCGGCCAGCGGCACCACCTGGAAGGTCGCGATCAACAGCGCCCAGTCCAAGAAGGTCGCCGACTACTGGCAGGGTCTGGTCACCGCCGGCACCGTGGCCAAGAACCCGTCGTTCTCGCCGCAGTGGAACAAGCAGATGAACGAGGGCCAGATCGCCACCTGGATCTCCGGCGCGTGGGCCCCGGCGCAGCTGGGCGGCATCGCGCCCAACACCAAGGGCAAGTGGGCCGTCGCGCCGCTGCCGGCGTGGACCGCGGGCGACAAGACCACCGGCATCTGGGGCGGCTCGGCCACCACGGTCACCGCCGACTCCAAGCACGCCGCCCAGGCGGCGCAGTTCGCGGCCTGGCTGAACACCGACGACAAGGCCGTCACCGCGCAGATCCAGAACATCAACGTCTACCCGGCCGCCACCTCCGGCCGGTCGCTGCCGATCCTGTCCCAGCCGCCGGCCTTCTTCCCCAACCAGGCCAACTACTACGACCTGGTCAAGCAGGCCGCGCCGAGTTCGCGCAGCTTCTCCATCTGGGGCCCGAACGTGACCGTCACCTTCAGCGGGTACACCGACAAGTTCGGCGCCGCACTGCAGAACAACACCTCGTTCTCCACGGCCCTGGACGACATCCAGAACGCGACCGTGGCGGACATGAAGAAGCTCGGGTTCACGGTCAGCTGA
- a CDS encoding ATP-dependent RecD-like DNA helicase, translating to MGSVTVAEGVVDRLIYVGADGYTVAILTTGERSETKIAGTVLHGLQPGETVRVDGDWTTSGTLKVDECERVLPATVHAIRRYLGSGLVKGIGRKLADAIVDTFGDDTLDVIDREPKRLLEVHQIGRERLAKIIAAWADQRAVREVMVFLQGVGVSPALAVRIHRKLGEQSLHVVRNEPYRLVEEVWGIGFATADTIALAAGIPEQSPERMQAAVLHTLLQARTMGGHCFLPVTEVLTHTTAMVEQDEELIRTALHALRRRRKVVQEQIGGRDVVFSAHLHQQETMLADNVMRLLGTPSSLPGKPKFDSPELDDRQRQALEMALTNTVSILTGGPGCGKSFTVRHIATTAKAAGAKITLAAPTGRAARRLSELTGMPAMTVHRMLGRNAEPEDDGGLFDVNDPLSADLIVVDESSMLDVGLADALVDKIPAGAHLLLVGDVDQLPSVGPGSVLRDLLDVPDVPRTHLSRVYRQGAGSGITANAVNVRDGVPPVNNAKFWFVPAEDPKDIAETVVDIATRRLPAAYGIEPSKVQVLCPGRAREVGALHIGRLLQDVLNPHQDGDPQYWSDDRAFRVGDRVMPIRNNYDKGKAGVFNGTAGTVTALSLEDRLLEVTLEDGEAVEYDFDELEELAHGYAITVHRSQGSEYPYVVVPLSTSAGLLLLRRNLLYTAITRAKAMVVLVGQPKALRIAVEQTGGRRNTALTWRFTGEDLAAGVLPPLREDHGQVAAF from the coding sequence ATGGGGAGCGTGACCGTCGCGGAGGGTGTGGTCGACCGCCTCATATACGTGGGGGCGGACGGCTACACGGTCGCAATCCTGACCACCGGCGAGCGCAGCGAGACGAAGATCGCCGGGACGGTGCTGCACGGCCTCCAACCCGGCGAGACCGTGCGCGTCGATGGCGACTGGACCACCAGCGGCACACTCAAGGTCGACGAATGCGAACGGGTGCTGCCGGCGACTGTGCACGCGATCCGCCGCTACCTCGGATCAGGTCTGGTCAAGGGAATCGGCCGCAAACTGGCCGACGCCATCGTGGACACGTTCGGCGACGACACCCTGGACGTGATCGACCGCGAGCCGAAGCGCCTGCTGGAGGTGCACCAGATCGGCCGCGAACGGCTGGCGAAGATCATCGCCGCCTGGGCCGACCAGCGCGCGGTCCGCGAGGTCATGGTGTTCCTCCAGGGCGTCGGCGTCAGCCCGGCGCTGGCCGTGCGTATCCACCGCAAGCTGGGCGAACAGTCGCTGCACGTGGTCCGCAACGAGCCGTACCGGCTGGTCGAGGAGGTCTGGGGCATCGGCTTCGCCACCGCCGACACGATCGCGCTGGCCGCCGGCATCCCCGAGCAGAGCCCGGAACGCATGCAGGCCGCCGTGCTGCACACGTTGCTCCAGGCCAGAACCATGGGCGGCCACTGCTTCCTGCCGGTGACGGAGGTGCTCACGCACACCACGGCGATGGTGGAGCAGGACGAGGAGCTGATCCGCACGGCGCTGCATGCCTTGCGGCGCAGGAGAAAGGTCGTGCAGGAGCAGATCGGCGGCCGGGACGTGGTCTTCTCGGCCCACCTGCACCAGCAGGAGACCATGTTGGCCGACAACGTGATGCGGCTGCTCGGCACGCCGTCGTCGCTGCCCGGCAAACCGAAGTTCGACAGCCCGGAGTTGGACGACAGGCAGCGTCAGGCGTTGGAGATGGCCCTGACCAACACCGTGTCGATCCTGACCGGCGGTCCCGGCTGCGGCAAGAGCTTCACCGTGCGGCACATCGCGACCACGGCCAAGGCCGCCGGCGCGAAGATCACCCTGGCCGCGCCGACCGGCCGGGCCGCGCGGCGGCTGTCCGAGCTGACCGGCATGCCGGCGATGACCGTGCACCGGATGTTGGGGCGCAACGCCGAACCCGAGGACGACGGCGGCCTGTTCGACGTGAACGATCCGCTGTCGGCCGACCTGATCGTGGTCGACGAGAGCTCGATGCTGGACGTCGGCCTGGCCGACGCGCTGGTCGACAAGATCCCGGCCGGCGCGCACCTGCTGCTGGTCGGCGACGTCGACCAGCTGCCGAGCGTCGGACCCGGCTCGGTGCTGCGGGACCTGCTCGACGTGCCGGACGTGCCGCGCACGCACCTGAGCCGCGTCTACCGGCAGGGCGCCGGCAGTGGCATCACCGCCAACGCGGTGAACGTGCGGGACGGCGTGCCGCCGGTCAACAACGCCAAGTTCTGGTTCGTGCCGGCCGAGGACCCCAAGGACATCGCCGAGACCGTCGTCGACATCGCCACGCGGCGGCTGCCCGCCGCGTACGGCATCGAGCCGAGCAAGGTGCAGGTGCTGTGCCCCGGCCGGGCCCGCGAGGTCGGCGCGCTCCACATCGGACGGCTCCTCCAGGACGTCCTCAATCCGCACCAGGATGGCGATCCGCAGTACTGGTCCGACGACCGTGCCTTCCGCGTCGGCGACCGGGTCATGCCCATTCGCAACAACTACGACAAGGGCAAGGCCGGTGTCTTCAACGGCACCGCCGGCACCGTGACCGCACTGTCCCTTGAGGACCGTCTGCTGGAGGTGACGCTGGAGGACGGCGAGGCCGTCGAGTACGACTTCGACGAGCTGGAGGAGCTCGCCCACGGCTACGCCATCACCGTGCACCGCTCGCAGGGCAGCGAATACCCGTACGTCGTCGTGCCGCTCAGCACCAGCGCCGGTCTGCTCCTGCTGCGCCGGAACCTGTTGTACACGGCCATAACCCGGGCCAAGGCCATGGTCGTCCTCGTCGGCCAGCCGAAAGCCCTGCGCATCGCCGTCGAGCAGACCGGCGGCCGCCGCAACACCGCCCTGACCTGGCGCTTCACCGGCGAAGACCTCGCCGCCGGCGTACTGCCGCCGCTACGCGAGGACCACGGCCAGGTGGCGGCGTTCTGA
- a CDS encoding carbohydrate ABC transporter permease: MTVPTTSGRIRLLPTAALILGAIYCIVPTLWILIASTKSKTDLFSTATYLPSFSAGIWHNIVDLSTYQNGIFWHWMLNSFGYALIGGVAASLVSAACGYAIALYEFRGRKVVFNVILACVLLPQIVLAIPQYLLLSNVGLTDSYLGVLLPQLFNPYGIYLCRIYAASSVPQSLLEAGRIDGASEWKLFHSVGLRLMGPGLITVFLLQFIAIWNNFLLPFVMVNSDDKFPLTVGLYSLLRHGAAEASLYSLVITGTLLSVLPVIALFLSLQRYWRLDLVTGALK, from the coding sequence GTGACAGTGCCAACGACTTCGGGTCGCATCAGGCTTCTCCCGACAGCGGCGCTCATCCTGGGCGCGATCTACTGCATCGTGCCGACACTGTGGATCCTCATCGCGTCCACCAAGTCCAAGACGGACCTGTTCTCCACGGCCACGTACCTGCCGTCGTTCAGCGCCGGCATCTGGCACAACATCGTCGACCTGTCCACGTACCAGAACGGCATCTTCTGGCACTGGATGCTCAACAGCTTCGGCTACGCGCTGATCGGCGGCGTCGCCGCGTCGCTGGTGTCGGCCGCCTGCGGCTACGCCATCGCGCTGTACGAGTTCCGCGGCCGCAAGGTCGTGTTCAACGTGATCCTGGCCTGCGTGCTGCTGCCGCAGATCGTGCTGGCCATCCCGCAGTACCTGCTGCTGTCCAACGTGGGCCTGACCGACAGCTATCTCGGCGTGCTGCTGCCGCAGCTGTTCAACCCGTACGGCATCTACCTGTGCCGGATCTACGCCGCGTCCTCGGTACCGCAGTCGCTGCTGGAGGCCGGCCGGATCGACGGGGCTTCGGAGTGGAAGCTGTTCCACTCGGTCGGCCTGCGGCTGATGGGGCCGGGGCTGATCACCGTGTTCCTGTTGCAGTTCATCGCCATCTGGAACAACTTCCTGCTGCCCTTCGTGATGGTGAACTCCGACGACAAGTTCCCGCTGACGGTCGGGCTGTACAGCCTGCTGCGGCATGGGGCGGCCGAGGCGTCGCTGTACTCGCTGGTGATCACCGGCACCTTGTTGTCGGTGCTGCCGGTGATCGCGCTGTTCCTTTCGTTGCAACGCTACTGGCGGCTGGATCTGGTGACCGGCGCGCTCAAGTAG